A region of Subdoligranulum variabile DNA encodes the following proteins:
- a CDS encoding ComEC/Rec2 family competence protein: MKRKLACFGLAFALAEWFAAVVPPLVLLPAAALFALLLFVYHRQDLRFPLLGAVCGLAWFSIFGLVAVWPVQQWAGQQTTCTVVVETDAESSYRDGYLRGTLRITECGGEPTNFLVSCEAFPGAKPGERFTADFIFSALEKGPYESSYLSDGIYLQAEYQGNYFPLQESTASRFLFFRLRQVLANRLQQWMPEEEGELESAMLLGQKQTLRDSLQDSFRAAGVSHLLAVSGLHVALLCGIFSMGRKRRFLRPLILFRAGLVVFYMFLTGLPVSVLRAGFVFLLSLVGDFFWQPVDLLTSTGVAAVILGLQNAYAPCDMGFQLSFCAVLGVQAAGALFNREIEVLPVLTGKFTARIYDLGLWVLESVQTALLASLATLPILVVHGLTASGVGLLTNLLVVWMLQPALLLGVFLLILAALPLLAPVMHMVSLLLSLWLHAMIAVVAWCASLPAAYIDLPARYTLFVFAVLGLLALAFWYMHRLTWYSAAAAACAVFAVILGILAQKDVVQIALVGASNNSCVVCIQNGEGVVLFRGGQSNLNAVEQFLAEHAQPNITALVDLRQEPSELDFSDIPVISAEGLAAEESVPVLDDLTLDLYHDGSGNLAILNAGQYRIAAMTGNIRLEQSVVVDVFCATGTLSDSVESNTILTASRSPKWSDEVTDEEVLYAADRSFVTVRPGHSLIFEEVEPLALQ; the protein is encoded by the coding sequence ATGAAACGCAAACTTGCTTGTTTTGGCTTGGCCTTCGCATTGGCCGAATGGTTTGCGGCTGTTGTGCCGCCGCTGGTTCTTTTGCCCGCGGCGGCACTTTTTGCTTTGCTGTTATTCGTTTATCACCGGCAGGATCTTCGCTTCCCGCTTTTAGGCGCAGTTTGCGGACTTGCGTGGTTTTCGATCTTCGGTCTGGTAGCCGTATGGCCTGTACAGCAGTGGGCTGGCCAGCAAACGACTTGTACTGTTGTAGTGGAAACAGATGCAGAATCTTCGTATCGTGATGGATATCTGCGCGGTACCTTGCGGATAACAGAATGTGGCGGGGAACCCACCAATTTTCTCGTTTCCTGTGAGGCATTTCCAGGCGCAAAGCCGGGAGAACGTTTTACCGCCGATTTCATTTTCTCTGCACTGGAAAAAGGCCCCTATGAATCGTCCTACTTGAGCGATGGTATCTATCTGCAGGCAGAATACCAGGGGAATTACTTTCCCCTGCAGGAAAGCACAGCGTCGCGCTTCCTGTTTTTTCGCCTGCGGCAGGTTTTGGCCAATCGCTTGCAGCAGTGGATGCCCGAGGAAGAAGGCGAACTGGAATCCGCTATGCTTCTCGGTCAAAAACAGACCCTTAGGGATTCCCTTCAGGACAGTTTCCGCGCAGCGGGCGTTTCGCATCTTTTGGCAGTCTCCGGTCTGCATGTTGCTCTCCTTTGCGGAATCTTTTCGATGGGACGAAAACGCCGTTTTTTGCGCCCTTTGATTCTGTTTCGCGCCGGACTGGTTGTTTTTTATATGTTTCTTACAGGGCTCCCCGTCTCGGTCTTACGGGCAGGATTTGTGTTCCTGTTGTCACTGGTTGGTGATTTTTTCTGGCAGCCGGTAGATCTTTTGACCTCCACGGGGGTCGCCGCAGTAATACTTGGTCTGCAAAACGCCTATGCCCCCTGTGATATGGGATTTCAACTTTCCTTCTGTGCCGTGCTGGGAGTTCAAGCGGCTGGAGCCTTGTTCAACCGGGAAATTGAAGTGTTACCAGTTCTTACTGGAAAATTCACTGCCAGAATCTATGATCTGGGTCTGTGGGTTCTGGAATCGGTGCAGACGGCGCTGCTGGCCTCCCTGGCCACACTTCCTATTCTAGTTGTTCACGGTCTTACCGCCAGCGGTGTAGGTCTGCTGACTAACCTGCTTGTGGTTTGGATGCTGCAGCCTGCATTGCTGCTTGGCGTTTTCCTGCTCATTCTGGCTGCTTTGCCTCTCCTCGCTCCGGTTATGCACATGGTGAGTCTTCTCCTCTCGCTCTGGCTTCATGCCATGATTGCTGTCGTTGCATGGTGCGCCAGCCTTCCTGCTGCATATATTGATCTTCCGGCACGATACACATTGTTTGTCTTTGCTGTTCTCGGACTGTTGGCCCTTGCTTTCTGGTACATGCACCGATTGACTTGGTATTCAGCAGCGGCAGCTGCCTGTGCTGTTTTCGCTGTAATTCTTGGGATACTGGCCCAAAAAGATGTTGTTCAAATTGCGTTGGTAGGTGCGTCCAACAATTCCTGTGTGGTATGCATTCAGAACGGGGAAGGTGTGGTGCTTTTTCGCGGCGGCCAAAGCAACCTAAACGCGGTAGAACAATTTTTGGCGGAGCATGCACAACCGAACATCACCGCACTTGTGGATCTGCGGCAGGAACCATCGGAGCTGGATTTTTCTGATATTCCGGTAATTTCCGCTGAGGGCTTGGCTGCGGAGGAATCCGTGCCAGTACTTGACGATTTGACCTTGGACCTGTATCATGATGGCAGTGGAAACCTTGCAATTTTGAATGCAGGCCAATATCGTATTGCAGCTATGACTGGCAATATCCGACTGGAACAGTCTGTTGTAGTAGATGTTTTCTGTGCCACCGGCACGTTGTCCGATTCCGTGGAATCAAACACAATCCTCACCGCATCGCGTTCCCCTAAATGGTCGGATGAGGTTACGGATGAGGAAGTCCTGTATGCCGCAGACCGTTCTTTTGTGACTGTACGTCCCGGACATTCCCTGATTTTTGAGGAGGTGGAGCCGCTTGCTCTACAGTGA
- a CDS encoding phosphoribosyltransferase family protein — protein sequence MADTYTLHIAGLTRELPICKVNDHMDIAAFIMFSDVELTEACAAALLKKAPEFDVILTAEAKGIPLAYEMARQSGKYWIPARKGPKLYMRNPVVIEDESITTAGKQVLVIDEKDIEYMNGKRILIVDDVISTGGSLHALETLAAKSTGTVVGCCAALAEGDAAKRTDIFFLEPLPLFIH from the coding sequence ATGGCAGACACCTATACACTGCACATTGCCGGGCTTACACGTGAACTGCCCATCTGCAAGGTAAACGACCACATGGACATTGCTGCCTTCATTATGTTCAGCGATGTGGAACTGACGGAGGCATGCGCCGCTGCTCTTCTGAAAAAGGCTCCGGAATTTGATGTGATCCTAACGGCGGAAGCCAAAGGCATTCCCCTTGCATATGAAATGGCGCGCCAGAGCGGTAAATACTGGATTCCTGCACGCAAAGGCCCCAAGCTTTATATGCGCAATCCTGTGGTTATTGAAGATGAGTCAATCACCACTGCCGGCAAGCAGGTCCTTGTGATCGACGAGAAAGACATCGAGTATATGAACGGCAAACGGATTCTGATCGTGGACGATGTGATTTCCACCGGCGGGTCTCTCCATGCGCTGGAGACGCTGGCCGCCAAGAGCACCGGCACGGTTGTCGGTTGCTGTGCAGCGCTGGCGGAAGGAGATGCGGCAAAACGTACCGACATCTTTTTCCTGGAGCCGCTACCGCTGTTTATCCACTAA
- a CDS encoding histidine triad nucleotide-binding protein — translation MEDCLFCKIAAGEIPSNKLYEDETLLAFYDIDPQAPVHFLVIPKQHISSAAALTEENAALLGHIYAVIAEQCRKLGVDEKGYRVITNVGEDGGQSVKHLHFHVLAGRSLAWPPG, via the coding sequence ATGGAAGATTGTCTGTTTTGTAAAATTGCAGCAGGGGAGATCCCTTCCAACAAACTGTATGAAGATGAAACACTGCTGGCTTTTTACGACATTGATCCGCAGGCCCCGGTTCACTTTCTTGTCATTCCCAAGCAACACATTTCTTCGGCTGCCGCTTTGACAGAGGAAAACGCTGCCCTGTTGGGGCATATCTATGCGGTCATTGCGGAACAGTGCCGCAAACTTGGTGTGGATGAAAAGGGTTATCGCGTTATCACCAATGTCGGTGAAGACGGAGGGCAAAGCGTCAAGCACCTGCATTTCCATGTGCTGGCAGGCCGCAGTCTGGCCTGGCCCCCGGGCTGA